A window of Gouania willdenowi chromosome 12, fGouWil2.1, whole genome shotgun sequence contains these coding sequences:
- the glulc gene encoding glutamate-ammonia ligase (glutamine synthase) c: MELVSSSSRLNKSVRQQYMVLPQHGKVQVTYVWIDGSGQGLRNKTRTLDQEPTGVQDVPKWNFDGSSTNQSEGSNSDLYLVPVRMFKDPFLLDPNKLVLCEVLKHTQEPAETNLRHSCNSVMDQVKEHAIWFGIEQEYTILGMDGRPYSWPINGFPAPQGPFYCGVGADKAYGRDIAECHYKACLYAEVKIAGTNAEVMPSQWEYQVGPCEGIEMGDHLWMSRFLLYRVCEDFGLKVSVDPKPVAGDWNGSGCHTNVSTWRMRQDGGLQFIEQAIEKLNRRHMEHVCVYDANGGQDNLRRLTGFHETSNIKHFSSGVADRSASIRIPRQCSKEGRGYFEDRRPASNCDPYAVTMAIASTILLMDEDNQEK, encoded by the exons ATGGAGTTGGTGTCGTCCAGTTCCCGCCTCAATAAGAGCGTCCGTCAGCAGTACATGGTTCTTCCTCAGCACGGGAAGGTCCAGGTGACGTACGTGTGGATCGATGGTAGTGGACAAGGTCTCAGGAACAAGACCAGGACCCTGGACCAGGAACCCACAGGAGTCCAAG ATGTGCCTAAGTGGAACTTTGACGGCTCCAGCACCAACCAATCAGAAGGCTCCAACAGTGACCTCTACCTGGTCCCTGTGCGTATGTTCAAGGACCCGTTCCTCCTGGATCCCAACAAGCTGGTCCTCTGTGAAgtcctcaaacacacacaagaacCTGCAG AGACCAACCTCCGTCACAGCTGTAActcagtgatggaccaggtgaAGGAGCACGCCATCTGGTTTGGTATAGAGCAGGAGTACACCATCCTGGGCATGGACGGGAGACCGTACAGTTGGCCTATCAACGGGTTCCCTGCTCCTCAGG GACCGTTCTACTGTGGTGTGGGAGCAGACAAAGCTTACGGGCGAGACATCGCAGAGTGTCATTATAAAGCCTGTCTGTACGCTGAGGTGAAGATCGCTGGTACTAACGCAGAGGTCATGCCCTCTCAG tgggaGTACCAGGTGGGTCCCTGTGAGGGGATAGAGATGGGGGACCACCTGTGGATGTCCCGTTTCCTGCTCTATCGTGTGTGTGAGGACTTTGGTCTGAAGGTCTCTGTTGATCCTAAACCTGTGGCGGGGGACTGGAACGGGTCCGGGTGTCACACCAACGTCAGCACCTGGAGGATGAGGCAGGATGGAGGACTACA GTTTATAGAACAGGCCATAGAGAAGCTGAACAGGCGTCACATggaacacgtgtgtgtgtacgaCGCTAATGGAGGTCAGGACAACCTGAGGCGTCTCACAGGGTTCCATGAGACGTCCAACATCAAACACTTCTCCTCAGGCGTGGCTGATAGAAGCGCCAGCATCCGCATCCCTCGCCAGTGCTCCaaagaggggcggggctactTCGAGGACCGCCGCCCAGCATCTAACTGTGACCCCTATGCTGTGACCATGGCTATAGCTAGCACCATCCTGCTAATGGATGAGGACAACCAGGAAAAGTAG